From the Haloarcula sp. H-GB4 genome, one window contains:
- a CDS encoding ABC transporter permease, which yields MIDGTGFWTVFVREVRSAVRTRTYLALGLVTGIVLFGLAHAGGGPAGGYVPTVVDTLVAVEVLVPTLAFAVGYRAIADPAVRGELDILDTYPLSTWSYVGGVYAGRALLLLTIVVVPLLALGINVATTAGPETTVFASHRGVDSPFLFIRFIALTVLYALSSLTIAFLLSALAGSRGRALVLALAGLLVLTVGSDLAVFAALDTGVTTGTLGGALAMTPAGAYRGLVFDKVLYVAVPGRSAFVPTWVAGLSLLFWWGLTFVGAMLATDAA from the coding sequence ATGATAGACGGTACCGGTTTCTGGACAGTTTTCGTGCGGGAGGTCCGTAGTGCGGTCAGGACACGAACCTATCTCGCGCTCGGACTGGTCACGGGAATTGTCCTGTTCGGCCTCGCCCATGCCGGTGGCGGCCCCGCCGGCGGTTACGTTCCGACCGTCGTCGATACGCTCGTCGCCGTCGAAGTCCTCGTGCCGACGCTTGCCTTCGCCGTTGGCTATCGCGCGATTGCCGACCCCGCTGTCCGGGGAGAACTCGACATACTTGACACCTACCCACTCTCGACGTGGTCGTACGTCGGCGGGGTGTACGCGGGACGTGCCCTGCTGTTGCTCACTATCGTTGTCGTCCCGTTGCTGGCGCTGGGCATCAACGTGGCGACGACCGCAGGACCGGAGACGACGGTGTTTGCGAGTCACCGTGGCGTCGACTCGCCGTTCCTGTTCATCCGATTCATCGCGCTGACCGTCCTGTACGCGCTCTCGTCGCTGACTATCGCGTTCCTGCTGTCAGCGCTCGCCGGCAGCCGGGGCCGAGCGCTCGTGCTCGCACTTGCCGGGCTGCTGGTCCTCACTGTCGGAAGTGACCTCGCGGTGTTCGCAGCGCTTGACACCGGCGTCACCACGGGCACACTTGGCGGCGCGCTCGCCATGACGCCGGCCGGGGCGTACCGCGGCCTCGTGTTCGATAAGGTCCTGTACGTCGCTGTTCCGGGCCGGTCAGCGTTCGTCCCGACGTGGGTCGCCGGCCTCTCGCTCCTGTTCTGGTGGGGACTCACGTTTGTGGGGGCGATGCTTGCGACGGATGCGGCCTGA
- a CDS encoding class I SAM-dependent methyltransferase, whose protein sequence is MGYHTFDAGRADKLEDAQQRYRSLSAEELRWALSASRDETVADLGSGTGFYTDDVAPAVDHVYAVDVQEVMHDYYREKGVPDNVDLVTSAVDDLPFDTSSLDAAFSTMTYHEFASDGALSEVARVLKSGGTFAIADWAASGSGRNGPPVDERFSADEATDALRQHGFTVEFEAVRPETFLLVVSAE, encoded by the coding sequence ATGGGCTATCACACCTTTGATGCCGGCCGGGCCGACAAGCTCGAAGATGCACAGCAACGGTACCGTTCTCTCTCTGCGGAAGAACTCCGCTGGGCGCTGTCGGCCAGTCGTGACGAGACGGTCGCGGATCTCGGGAGTGGGACCGGCTTCTACACCGACGACGTTGCACCGGCCGTCGACCACGTGTACGCTGTGGATGTGCAGGAGGTGATGCACGACTACTACCGGGAGAAAGGTGTCCCCGACAACGTCGACCTCGTGACGAGTGCGGTCGACGACCTCCCGTTCGATACCAGCAGTCTCGACGCGGCGTTCTCGACGATGACATACCACGAGTTCGCTAGCGACGGGGCGCTGAGCGAGGTTGCACGGGTGCTCAAGTCCGGTGGGACGTTCGCCATCGCCGATTGGGCGGCTTCTGGAAGCGGTCGCAACGGCCCGCCCGTCGATGAACGGTTTTCGGCTGATGAGGCGACGGACGCGCTCCGCCAGCACGGGTTCACGGTTGAGTTCGAGGCTGTGCGACCGGAGACGTTTCTGCTCGTCGTGAGTGCTGAATAA
- a CDS encoding universal stress protein — MYDTIVVATDGSADANRAATHALEQAEQHGAELHAVFVVNTDRHAEPALSSMELETIEVEEWGDDELAEVAERGDAVDVEVTTRCCHGKPYVEIISYADEVDADLIVLGYHGHSHSEGDQIGSVTDRVVQNAGRPVLVAT; from the coding sequence ATGTACGACACAATTGTGGTTGCGACCGACGGGAGCGCTGACGCGAACCGCGCAGCGACACACGCGCTTGAACAGGCTGAGCAACACGGTGCCGAGCTTCACGCCGTCTTCGTTGTCAATACAGACCGACACGCGGAGCCGGCCCTGAGCAGTATGGAACTGGAAACCATCGAGGTTGAGGAATGGGGGGACGATGAACTCGCAGAAGTCGCCGAGAGAGGCGACGCAGTTGACGTCGAGGTCACCACCCGATGCTGCCACGGGAAACCGTACGTGGAGATTATCAGCTATGCCGACGAGGTCGACGCCGACCTGATCGTGCTCGGATACCACGGGCATTCCCACAGCGAAGGCGACCAGATCGGAAGTGTGACCGACCGGGTCGTCCAGAACGCGGGCCGACCGGTTCTGGTGGCTACCTGA
- a CDS encoding universal stress protein — MLDSILIPTDGSEHATRAAEHGAALARAFSASLHVMAVIDTRTAGGPFSSGDLDDETPDRMTADAEETVTAITDAVDAAGAIQTTIRTGNPAAEICAYRDDNEIDLIAMGTHGRTGVGRYLAGSVTESVVRQADVPVFTVRATEQSRETDSYDDILVPTDGSTSATAAVEPACEIAAKFDSRVHALNIVNLGDISTGAEYTLPKDLIDTLESQGEKVTERIAARAREAGVETVTQVIDGFPAADILDYAEENDIDLIVMGTAGRTGLNRFIMGSTTERLIRHADMPVLAVNARDQHANEG, encoded by the coding sequence ATGCTCGATTCCATTCTGATCCCGACTGACGGTAGCGAACACGCGACCCGGGCCGCTGAACACGGGGCAGCGCTTGCGCGTGCGTTCAGCGCGAGCCTGCACGTCATGGCTGTCATCGATACGCGAACGGCAGGCGGGCCATTCAGCAGTGGTGATCTCGACGACGAGACACCCGACCGCATGACGGCTGACGCCGAAGAAACCGTCACAGCTATCACAGATGCGGTAGACGCCGCTGGAGCGATACAGACGACTATCCGCACGGGCAATCCAGCAGCGGAGATATGTGCATACCGTGACGACAACGAGATAGACCTGATCGCAATGGGAACGCACGGTCGCACAGGTGTCGGGCGATATCTCGCCGGGAGCGTGACAGAGAGCGTTGTCCGGCAGGCCGATGTCCCTGTCTTCACTGTCCGTGCCACCGAACAGAGTCGAGAGACTGACTCCTACGACGATATTCTCGTTCCTACGGACGGAAGCACGTCCGCAACGGCCGCTGTCGAACCGGCCTGCGAGATTGCGGCGAAGTTCGATTCCCGCGTTCACGCTCTGAACATCGTCAATCTCGGCGATATTTCGACCGGAGCGGAATACACGCTGCCGAAAGACCTGATCGACACCCTGGAATCACAGGGTGAGAAAGTCACCGAGCGGATTGCAGCGCGAGCCCGCGAAGCCGGCGTCGAGACTGTCACACAGGTCATCGATGGATTCCCGGCGGCAGATATCCTCGATTACGCCGAGGAGAACGACATCGATCTGATCGTCATGGGGACGGCCGGCCGAACCGGGCTCAATCGGTTCATTATGGGAAGCACGACAGAGCGGCTCATCAGACACGCCGATATGCCTGTGCTGGCAGTCAACGCCCGGGATCAGCATGCCAACGAGGGCTGA
- the trxA gene encoding thioredoxin encodes MATDTASDAGTTATNEPLHIDGADQLDDVVSKYDVVLTDFYADWCGPCQMLEPIVETLAAETAATVAKVDVDANQQLAQSYGVRGVPTLILFADGEQVEEVVGVKGEADLRTLIESYAE; translated from the coding sequence ATGGCAACTGATACTGCATCCGACGCCGGAACCACCGCAACAAACGAACCACTTCACATCGACGGCGCAGACCAGCTTGATGATGTCGTCAGTAAGTACGATGTCGTCCTGACGGACTTCTATGCCGACTGGTGTGGCCCGTGCCAGATGCTCGAACCGATCGTCGAGACGCTGGCCGCAGAGACCGCCGCGACCGTCGCCAAAGTCGATGTCGACGCCAACCAGCAACTCGCACAGTCGTACGGCGTCCGTGGCGTGCCGACGCTCATCCTGTTCGCCGATGGTGAGCAGGTCGAAGAAGTCGTCGGCGTCAAAGGCGAGGCAGACCTCCGGACACTCATCGAATCCTACGCCGAGTAA
- a CDS encoding calcium-translocating P-type ATPase, PMCA-type, which produces MSEAAHTQPTTDVLSGLDSESDGLSASEARNRLSRHGENEITQGSKRTPLDIAVAQFDSALIWVLVAAAILSVWAGNAVDAVLIAVIVVGNGLFGFVQDYRAEDTLESLRELTAPTATVRRDGQSVAVDATELVPGDVVELESGDVVPADGRLIDCQSLEVDEAALTGESTPVAKETEPVDPDAPLAERKSMVYKGTNVTRGSGVAVLTATGMDTEVGAIARQLASTEETDTPLQTELDTLGRTLGVGVMVLAAFVVPLLVFQGTELVQAALTAISLAVAAVPEGLPAVVTLTLALGVRKMADENALVRRLPAVEALGSVDVICTDKTGTLTEGRMSVSQIWVNDAVVDSDEMDGEALPNRVATVLRAGTLCSDATLEAGDPTEQAIVMAAAESGIDVERLREEHPRTDEIPFSSERKWMGTVHDDTVYVKGAPEVILSKCARVLTDTGPTDLTPDKAEQIREQVGAFADDALRVLAVAYTEDVDVVERDDTGEADDVSDDLIFAGLVGMMDPARKEVADAIAATERAGVGVKMVTGDNVRTAAAIASELGLGQRVMEGGDVEDCSEDTLRDRVESVDVFARTSPEHKVRILQALQANGHTVAMTGDGVNDAPALKNADIGVAMGARGTDVAKQASDVILLDDNYATIERAIERGRAIFDNVWKFVGYLLSANVAEVAIVFIASLFGYLVLPAVQLLWINLLTDGLPALALGADPKSDDVMQRPPRDPDRGIVDHDMLALIGGTGVISTMVMLGLLLVTLAGAPAVTPYAMTMVFTGFVFLEFEKLYVIRWLRETPTLSNRWLASAVGGSILLQLAVLYSPLNIYFGTVPLGLSDWGLLGGVLLLALPLYLAVASGVKRL; this is translated from the coding sequence ATGTCCGAGGCCGCCCACACGCAACCAACTACCGACGTTCTTTCGGGGCTTGACAGCGAGTCTGATGGGCTGTCGGCATCGGAAGCCCGAAATCGGCTCAGCAGGCACGGCGAGAACGAAATAACGCAGGGGAGCAAACGGACACCACTCGACATCGCTGTCGCCCAGTTCGATAGCGCTCTTATCTGGGTTCTTGTTGCGGCTGCGATACTGTCCGTGTGGGCGGGCAACGCTGTTGACGCAGTGCTGATAGCCGTCATTGTGGTCGGGAACGGACTGTTCGGCTTCGTTCAGGACTACCGTGCAGAGGACACGCTCGAATCACTGCGAGAACTGACCGCACCGACAGCGACAGTCAGACGCGACGGACAGTCTGTTGCGGTCGACGCGACCGAACTCGTCCCGGGCGACGTTGTCGAACTGGAGAGCGGCGATGTCGTTCCAGCGGACGGTCGGCTAATTGACTGTCAGTCTCTGGAAGTCGACGAAGCAGCGCTCACTGGTGAGAGTACTCCGGTCGCGAAGGAAACTGAACCGGTGGATCCTGATGCACCGCTTGCGGAGCGCAAATCGATGGTGTACAAGGGGACGAATGTCACGCGTGGTTCGGGCGTTGCCGTCCTCACGGCCACCGGGATGGATACCGAGGTCGGGGCCATCGCTCGCCAACTCGCGAGCACGGAGGAAACAGACACACCGCTGCAGACGGAACTCGACACGCTCGGGCGGACGCTCGGTGTCGGCGTGATGGTGCTTGCTGCGTTTGTGGTTCCACTCCTCGTCTTCCAGGGGACCGAACTGGTTCAGGCGGCACTCACCGCAATCTCCCTCGCTGTGGCCGCGGTTCCCGAGGGACTACCAGCGGTTGTGACGCTAACGCTGGCCCTCGGTGTCCGGAAAATGGCTGATGAGAACGCGCTCGTGCGGCGCTTGCCTGCCGTCGAGGCGCTGGGCTCCGTCGATGTCATCTGTACGGACAAGACCGGAACGCTGACCGAGGGGCGGATGTCAGTCAGTCAGATCTGGGTCAACGACGCTGTTGTCGACAGTGACGAAATGGACGGAGAAGCCCTGCCTAACCGCGTTGCCACGGTGCTCCGCGCAGGGACACTGTGTAGCGATGCGACGCTCGAAGCGGGCGACCCGACAGAGCAGGCCATCGTCATGGCGGCTGCCGAGTCTGGAATCGACGTCGAACGCCTCCGTGAAGAGCACCCGAGAACGGACGAGATTCCGTTCTCGTCGGAGCGCAAGTGGATGGGCACCGTTCACGATGACACGGTCTACGTGAAAGGCGCGCCTGAAGTCATCCTCTCGAAGTGTGCCCGCGTTCTTACCGATACCGGTCCGACTGACCTGACGCCCGACAAAGCCGAGCAGATCAGGGAACAGGTCGGCGCGTTCGCTGACGACGCGCTTAGGGTGCTCGCAGTGGCGTACACAGAGGATGTCGACGTGGTGGAACGCGATGACACTGGCGAAGCCGACGATGTCAGTGACGACCTGATCTTCGCCGGGCTGGTCGGTATGATGGATCCGGCCCGAAAGGAAGTCGCCGACGCGATCGCGGCAACTGAGCGTGCAGGCGTTGGCGTGAAGATGGTAACCGGTGACAATGTTCGGACCGCCGCAGCCATCGCCAGCGAACTCGGTCTGGGCCAGCGCGTGATGGAAGGTGGTGATGTCGAGGATTGTTCCGAGGACACGCTCCGCGACCGTGTCGAGTCTGTGGACGTGTTCGCACGCACGTCTCCGGAGCACAAAGTCCGGATTCTGCAAGCACTGCAGGCGAACGGTCACACTGTCGCAATGACAGGCGACGGGGTCAACGACGCACCGGCGCTGAAAAACGCCGACATCGGCGTCGCGATGGGCGCCCGTGGGACTGACGTGGCCAAACAGGCCAGCGACGTTATTTTGCTGGACGATAACTACGCGACAATCGAGCGGGCCATCGAGCGCGGGCGAGCCATCTTCGATAACGTCTGGAAGTTCGTCGGCTACCTGCTGAGTGCCAATGTGGCCGAAGTCGCCATCGTCTTTATCGCCTCGCTCTTTGGCTACCTCGTCCTGCCGGCAGTCCAGTTGCTGTGGATCAATCTCCTGACGGATGGGCTGCCAGCACTGGCACTCGGAGCCGACCCGAAAAGCGATGACGTGATGCAGCGACCGCCCAGAGATCCGGATCGCGGTATCGTTGACCACGATATGCTCGCGCTCATCGGGGGAACAGGGGTCATCTCAACAATGGTAATGCTCGGCCTGCTACTGGTCACGCTTGCCGGCGCACCCGCAGTCACGCCCTACGCGATGACGATGGTATTCACCGGGTTCGTGTTCCTCGAATTCGAAAAGCTGTACGTGATCCGCTGGCTCCGGGAGACACCGACGCTATCCAATCGCTGGCTGGCGTCCGCAGTGGGTGGGTCGATACTCCTGCAACTCGCCGTTCTGTACAGCCCCCTCAACATCTACTTCGGGACGGTCCCACTCGGACTCTCCGACTGGGGATTGCTCGGTGGCGTCCTCTTACTCGCCTTACCGCTGTATCTCGCTGTTGCCAGCGGGGTGAAGCGATTGTGA
- a CDS encoding DUF302 domain-containing protein translates to MTLPIDPSQIDPEDIGEQQATLEMSHEDAIEHVRDVFTDAGFGVPVEFSPSEMLNEKIDADRDPYYVLGACNPEVADRALDATDNRLGALMACNVVIWEEEPGQQRVYHVSIMRIARLVGMAPDNEEMADIVADTGEIVDEAFQNL, encoded by the coding sequence ATGACGCTCCCAATCGACCCGAGTCAGATTGATCCTGAAGACATCGGCGAACAACAGGCGACGCTCGAAATGAGCCACGAGGACGCGATCGAACACGTCCGGGACGTGTTCACTGACGCCGGATTCGGTGTCCCCGTCGAGTTCTCGCCCTCCGAAATGCTCAACGAGAAGATCGACGCGGACCGTGACCCGTACTACGTGCTGGGGGCCTGTAATCCCGAAGTTGCCGACCGTGCCCTCGATGCGACGGACAACAGACTCGGTGCGCTCATGGCCTGCAACGTCGTCATCTGGGAAGAAGAGCCCGGGCAACAGCGTGTCTATCACGTCTCGATTATGCGTATCGCTCGCCTCGTCGGGATGGCACCCGACAACGAGGAGATGGCAGATATCGTCGCCGACACCGGTGAAATCGTTGACGAGGCGTTCCAGAACCTCTAA
- a CDS encoding nitrous oxide reductase accessory protein NosL translates to MSEHATGLTRRCFLAGTGTVAVVSLSGCLGNGEEIDPVSIESGQSCDQCGMVIDQHPGPVGQTYYQDNTPEGHDSPARFCSTTCTYRHRFAKEQAGWTPAETFLTDYSTTDYEIRTDGGKTIISRHLEAEAFAPVGQLTVAANSDVEGAMGTAIVPFSDSADAESFAEEYGGQTLPAEDISRELVGGM, encoded by the coding sequence ATGTCTGAACATGCAACAGGCCTCACACGACGATGCTTCCTAGCCGGGACTGGGACTGTGGCAGTCGTGTCACTCTCTGGATGCCTGGGGAACGGTGAAGAAATCGACCCGGTCAGCATCGAAAGCGGCCAGAGCTGCGACCAGTGTGGGATGGTCATCGACCAGCACCCGGGTCCGGTCGGCCAGACGTACTACCAAGATAACACGCCCGAGGGGCACGACTCACCGGCACGGTTCTGCAGTACGACCTGCACGTATCGCCACCGATTCGCCAAGGAGCAAGCGGGGTGGACCCCCGCGGAGACGTTCCTGACCGACTACAGCACAACCGATTACGAGATTCGGACCGACGGGGGCAAGACAATTATCTCCCGGCATCTGGAGGCCGAGGCGTTCGCGCCGGTGGGGCAACTCACCGTCGCTGCGAACTCCGACGTGGAGGGCGCGATGGGGACGGCTATCGTTCCGTTTAGCGACAGCGCGGACGCCGAGTCGTTTGCCGAAGAGTACGGCGGCCAGACCCTCCCCGCGGAGGACATATCGAGAGAACTGGTTGGCGGGATGTAG
- a CDS encoding pyridoxamine 5'-phosphate oxidase family protein: MTVDQLEEYGLEQMDDEEIQDFLSAHSTGVLGLPTTDVPYLLPLSYGFDGGACLYFTYLLGESSQKAELTERAGRGRFLVYDIETAFEWQSVMLAGDISNVPEDEWSEITAMTQNAWRPNTLQTATTSGGVALYEFEITELAGIRQTGLAPDFRENIEP, from the coding sequence ATGACAGTTGATCAACTAGAGGAGTACGGACTCGAACAGATGGATGACGAAGAGATTCAGGACTTTCTCTCCGCACACTCGACCGGCGTTCTGGGGCTTCCGACGACAGATGTTCCGTATCTGCTGCCGCTATCGTACGGCTTTGACGGCGGGGCGTGCCTCTATTTCACCTACCTGCTGGGCGAATCGAGTCAGAAAGCGGAACTAACTGAGCGAGCCGGTCGTGGCCGGTTTCTCGTCTACGACATCGAAACCGCGTTTGAGTGGCAGAGCGTGATGCTTGCTGGCGATATCAGCAATGTGCCGGAAGACGAATGGTCGGAGATCACGGCGATGACACAGAACGCCTGGCGACCCAACACGCTCCAGACGGCCACCACCTCCGGCGGAGTCGCACTCTACGAGTTCGAGATAACGGAGCTTGCCGGTATCCGGCAAACCGGATTAGCACCCGACTTTCGGGAAAACATCGAGCCGTGA
- a CDS encoding helix-turn-helix domain-containing protein, translating to MPDSMSEQLRRDMQCEGLLECFHGLKELDKECFRALVEAEEPLTVDELADAVDRERSTAYRAVQRLLQTGFIEKDQINYDQGGYYHVYSPTDPSQIADEMQRMLNDWYAKMGQLIQEFENKYEQSESAAPTVES from the coding sequence ATGCCAGATTCGATGTCTGAACAGCTCCGTCGGGACATGCAGTGTGAGGGTCTGTTAGAATGTTTCCACGGGCTCAAGGAACTCGACAAGGAATGCTTTCGAGCGCTTGTCGAAGCCGAGGAACCACTGACCGTCGACGAACTCGCCGATGCAGTCGATCGTGAGCGCTCAACCGCGTACCGCGCCGTCCAGCGGCTCCTCCAAACGGGCTTTATCGAGAAGGATCAGATCAACTACGATCAGGGCGGCTACTACCACGTCTACTCGCCGACGGACCCGTCACAGATTGCAGACGAGATGCAGCGGATGCTTAACGACTGGTACGCGAAAATGGGCCAGCTCATTCAGGAGTTCGAGAATAAGTACGAACAGTCCGAGTCTGCAGCCCCGACCGTCGAAAGCTAA
- a CDS encoding helix-turn-helix domain-containing protein, producing MSTVTEQVRSHVESKPGVHFNALAADLDIATGQAQYHLRKLRRAGDIVGEEIQGKTHYYSQEYGPWERRVLAFARRETARTILLHLLEAESLSADELGARLDIARSTVSWHVSALADAEILEKSYGERGRVVVALSDPDATQRLLAAVRPSLTDRLIDRFTRLVDEGLAAAADDD from the coding sequence ATGTCCACGGTTACTGAGCAAGTGCGTTCCCATGTCGAGTCCAAACCGGGAGTCCATTTCAACGCGCTTGCGGCAGACCTCGATATCGCGACCGGACAGGCACAGTATCACCTGCGGAAACTGCGCCGTGCCGGCGATATCGTTGGTGAAGAGATTCAGGGCAAAACGCACTATTATAGTCAGGAGTACGGCCCCTGGGAACGACGTGTACTCGCCTTTGCCCGGCGAGAGACTGCGCGGACGATTCTCCTGCATCTGCTGGAAGCTGAGTCCCTGTCAGCAGACGAACTGGGCGCCCGACTGGACATCGCCCGGAGTACAGTCTCCTGGCACGTTTCGGCACTGGCCGACGCAGAGATACTTGAGAAGTCGTACGGCGAGCGGGGGCGTGTCGTCGTGGCGCTGAGCGATCCGGACGCAACACAGCGACTGCTCGCGGCGGTCCGGCCATCGCTTACGGACCGTCTCATCGACCGGTTCACACGGCTGGTCGACGAAGGGCTCGCGGCCGCGGCGGACGACGACTGA
- a CDS encoding FAD-dependent oxidoreductase has translation MTDPFAVIGGDAAGLSAASKFAREAPDRDVIVFERGEWVSYAHCGTPYYVKGTVERLTDLLSLSPEQAVERGIDLRRNHEVVGVDTDAEAITVAHDGETFSQPYGDLLVATGAHAVTGPIPGAEHDGAFTMHGLDSAAAVRAALSDAGDSAVDTGIEYVDTTLVEKYANWEPPERVAIVGGGYVGVEMAEAFRAHDVETHLFQRSGHLLPPFGEAVGERVADHLRKQGVTLHLNTAVEELVGNESGYVASVAHDSGIIDVDLALVGIGIRPNTTLVEDTPVDLGVSGAIAVDEYGATSVDGVYAAGDCAEDRHAVTGDPDWVPLGLTANRAGRAIGQTVAGDPSPVGNIAGTAVVKAFDLECGRVGLLDHEQASANGFDPVSKTVTAGSRSGYYPGGDDTDVTLVADQKSGRLLGGAIVGADRAAIRIDTLATAIEAGMTIDELERLDLAYAPPFSPVWDPVLVAAKVLNGQLE, from the coding sequence ATGACGGACCCGTTCGCAGTCATCGGCGGTGACGCAGCCGGGCTAAGCGCTGCAAGCAAGTTCGCCCGCGAGGCACCGGACCGTGACGTGATTGTCTTCGAAAGAGGCGAGTGGGTCTCCTATGCCCACTGCGGGACGCCGTATTACGTGAAGGGAACTGTCGAGCGGCTGACGGACCTCCTCTCGCTGTCGCCCGAGCAGGCGGTCGAACGGGGGATCGACCTCCGCCGGAACCACGAGGTCGTCGGCGTCGACACCGACGCAGAAGCGATCACCGTAGCCCACGACGGCGAGACGTTCAGCCAGCCATACGGCGACCTGCTGGTCGCGACGGGCGCACACGCGGTGACCGGGCCGATACCGGGGGCGGAACACGACGGCGCGTTCACGATGCACGGGCTTGATTCGGCTGCCGCGGTCCGCGCAGCGCTGTCCGATGCGGGTGACTCGGCCGTCGACACGGGCATCGAATACGTCGATACGACGCTCGTCGAGAAGTACGCCAACTGGGAGCCACCGGAGCGAGTCGCTATCGTCGGCGGCGGCTACGTCGGCGTGGAAATGGCCGAAGCGTTCCGGGCGCACGATGTCGAAACGCACCTCTTCCAGCGGTCGGGCCACCTCCTGCCGCCGTTCGGGGAAGCAGTGGGCGAGCGCGTTGCCGACCACCTCCGGAAACAGGGCGTGACGCTACATCTGAATACCGCCGTCGAGGAACTCGTCGGCAACGAGAGCGGGTACGTCGCATCGGTCGCTCACGACAGCGGTATCATCGACGTAGACCTCGCGCTGGTCGGTATCGGCATCCGGCCGAACACAACCCTCGTCGAAGACACACCGGTCGACCTCGGGGTCTCCGGAGCGATAGCAGTCGACGAGTACGGGGCGACAAGCGTCGACGGAGTCTACGCCGCTGGAGACTGTGCCGAAGACCGCCACGCCGTGACCGGCGATCCTGACTGGGTTCCTCTTGGACTGACCGCGAACCGGGCCGGTCGCGCGATCGGGCAGACCGTCGCTGGCGACCCCTCGCCCGTCGGAAACATCGCCGGGACAGCCGTCGTGAAGGCGTTCGACCTCGAATGCGGTCGCGTCGGCCTCCTCGACCACGAGCAGGCCAGCGCTAACGGCTTCGACCCGGTGTCGAAGACAGTCACGGCCGGCTCCCGGTCAGGGTACTACCCCGGCGGTGACGACACCGACGTGACGCTGGTCGCAGACCAGAAGAGTGGTCGCCTGCTGGGCGGCGCAATCGTTGGGGCAGACCGGGCGGCGATACGTATCGACACGCTCGCGACGGCCATCGAAGCGGGCATGACCATCGATGAACTCGAACGGCTGGACCTGGCGTACGCACCACCATTCAGCCCCGTCTGGGACCCGGTGCTGGTCGCCGCGAAAGTGCTCAACGGACAGCTGGAATAA
- a CDS encoding pyridoxamine 5'-phosphate oxidase family protein codes for MSAENPVTMTDEERDALLDNGGTGVLSLAAGDAPPHSVPVSYGYDAPTTTFYFRLAVGTEKSKGELSDRPATFVTYHETETGWQSVVASGRLEDVEREGIETETLAGLEHVEIPLIDIFERPLREVTFEFYRLVPDDLTGRTEP; via the coding sequence ATGTCCGCGGAAAACCCGGTTACGATGACCGACGAGGAACGGGACGCGCTTCTGGACAACGGGGGGACGGGCGTCCTCTCACTTGCCGCCGGCGACGCGCCGCCACACTCAGTTCCGGTTTCGTATGGGTACGACGCGCCGACCACCACCTTCTATTTCCGTCTGGCTGTCGGCACTGAGAAGTCGAAAGGCGAACTCAGCGACCGCCCGGCTACGTTCGTGACCTATCACGAGACGGAGACCGGATGGCAGAGTGTGGTCGCCAGCGGTCGACTTGAAGACGTCGAACGGGAGGGAATCGAGACTGAAACGCTAGCGGGGCTTGAGCACGTCGAAATTCCGTTGATTGACATCTTTGAACGCCCACTCCGCGAAGTGACCTTCGAATTCTACCGCCTCGTGCCGGATGACCTAACGGGCCGAACTGAACCTTAG